The nucleotide sequence CCGAGAAACGTCTTTTCTTGGCGGCAGATTCGCTTTTTTCGCTCAGGGATTCTTTCAGGAACTTCAAGCCGAACAGGAAGTTCGCAAAGCACAAAGCCGCCACCCAGTAAGAGGCAAACGAAGTGTCAAAGTGCGGGGCTGGATTGATGTGGTGACCCCACACTGCTAAACCGCCACCCAAAGCCGGGCCGACAACAAAGCCCAAACCAAATGCGGCACCGATCAGAGCCATGCCTTTGGAGCGCTCATGTTTTGGGGTGATGTCTGAAATGTAAGCCGATGCGGTGGAAAGGCTGGCGCCAAAGAAGCCCGCAAGGATGCGTGCAACAAAAAGCCATTCTAAGGACCTTGCCCAGGCAAACATGATGTAAGACAGAGTTTCGCCGACCAAGCAGAACAGCAGAATCGGGCGACGACCCAGGCGATCGCTGAGGCGGCCCCAGAACGGAGCAAACAGGAATTGCATCAGGGAATAAACTGAAAGCAGCAAGCCTGTTTCAAGCGCCGTGGCGCCGAAGTTGCGACTTAGGATGGGGAGGATTGGGATAACCACACCAAAGCCCACTAAATACAGGAAAACAGTGAAAAAGATGATGGCCAGCTGTGATTTGTTTGATGTCGCAGTCATAGGGTTGTTAATATTAGGAAGTTATGAAAATGGCAAATAATCTTCCGCGTTGGGCGTGTGTCGCTCTGTCTATTTTTTCGATCTCATTGCCAGCTCTGGCTGTGGATAACTACAAGGAATTTCGCCGGGATCACTGGGATTTCGAGGTGAATGCCAACTATTTCTATTCTGAGGCCAATTATCCGGCTTCAGGGGGCGGCAGTCAGAGCCTGGTAAGCGGCAACAGTTACTCATTGATCGATACTTCTTTTGGGACTCGCTATGTTCCGAAAAGAAACTGGTCGATTTTGGGCTGGGGAACGATCAGTAATGCCGAAAGCAAGGACTCGGTCGCAAGCCGTTCCAACAGCTCGATCAGCGAAGCGGCTGTAGGTTTTGATTTCCTGATGTATTCCGATGCGTTTCAGCTGATTCCGGAAGTCATCGCGGTCATGCCTTTTGAAGAGGTCAACCCTGCTTCGGATACCGTATTGAATTCTGAAGGGGTTTTTGAGGTTCGCTCCCGTTTGATTGCACAGAAAGATTTCGGAACCATGCGGGGCTATGGCTGGCTGGGTTTCAACTATCGCGGCAGCGGTCGTTCATTCCTGATGCCTTGGGGCGTGGGGGCGCAGATGAAACTGCAGCGCCTGCGTTTGGGGGCCGAGCTTTTCGGCTATCAAAGTGTTTCTGATGACACAACCGATGTGACTGAAGCTTTGCGGACTTCCTACATAAACAGCGTCAATGCCGGATCCATGAAGTTCTATTCTGTGAAGCCAAACCTGATGGACAGCCAGCTGTATGCAACCTGGCTGATCAGTCCGAAGCTGAGTGTGCAGGCCAACGGGGGTATGACCCTGACTGGTTCTAACTCGGCGGCGGGATTCCATGTGGGCGGATTCATTCGCTACAGCTTTGATATGAGTGAGGGCTATTCAGAACCTGAATATGTTGCGCCGGTTGAAAATCCGGTGCCGAACTATCGCTCCAATATGTATGAAGAAAGCGATCTGAGTTCTGAAAAGAAAGTCCGTCGCTTCAAAGAACAGACGGGTGACGGTGTGGATCAGAATCTGTTCAAAGCCCGTCCCACGCAGCCGAAGAAGCGACCGCCAGTGGATGATGGCTTGCAACAGCAGCTGGATGATACGGAATTCCAGATCGAGCTGAAAACCAACAAAAAGAAACGTCGTTAGTTTTTGGGAAGCCTGAGGGCTTCCCTTATTTTTTCCGCGTCCAGGCCTGTCAGCTCCACCACTTTGTGGCGCCCGGTTTCACCTTTGATCAAATGCACATCACGCTTGGGAATATCGAACAAATCCGAAAGAAATTCGATCAGGCATTCGTTGGCTTTTCCGTCGACAGGCGGGGCGGTCAGTTTGATTTTGATTTCGCCGTTGTGGGGACCCACAACTTCGTTCCTGGAGGACTTGGGCTGAATAAAAAGGTGGAGTCGAGCTCCACCTTTTGTTGCTTCAATCATGAAGATCTTTGTACTGATTATTCAGCAGAAAGAGGGGACACGTTTGGAGAACGGCCTGCGCCATTTCCATTCACGATATTGTGATTTGGAAGCTGAGCCTGTGGCATGTACTTTTCACCTTGTTCCAGCAAAGACAGATGCGCCTGTGCCAAAGCTTTCAGGTTGGCTTCAAACTGCATGCGTGCGCGCTTCAGTTCAGTCACTTCCTGGTACATTTTCTTCAAAGAGTCGCGGGAATCACGAGTGATGATTTCGGCCTTTTGCTGAGCATCGGCGATGATCAATTTCGCTTCACGGTCTGCATCCTGACGAAGGCGGTCTGCCATCTGAGTTGCAGTGGCGATAGTCTCTTTCAAAACCTGATCGCGCTCTTTGTATTCCATCAAAGAAAGTTCTTTTTCGCGAATGGCTTCTTTCAGGGTGTTTCTTTCCTGAATCAAGGACTCCATCTGGGCAGCGATTTGCTGAAGGAAATCCATAACCTCGTCAGCATCAAGACCCATCATCTTTTTACCAAAAGATTTGTGAGCGATATCGATAGGAGTAATTCTCATTTTGTTCCTCCTTGAACAATATGATTAAGGATAAAGGCCGAGTCTGTGCCTGGGCAAGGTTATTTGATTTCCCGGGCCATTTCTTTGTTTCTCATCGCCGCTTTCTCAAAGCTGATGCGAAGAGCGCGTTCAATCTCAAGCTCTCTCATGGACTGAAGTCCAGCCGCAGTGACACCTTTTTTGGAAGTGACTCGGGCCTGCAGGTCTTCAACCCCTTCGCGGGCTTGTGCTGCCAGCAAAGAAGCGCCAACAAAAGTTTCAATGGTCATCATGCGGGCCTCTTCGACCGAAAAGCCGTGCTCTTCGATCCAGTCCTGCCAGTACATCATCATTTCAAAGACAAATCCGGTGCCGCTGGAGCAGGAAACCATCAAAGCTTCAAACTGATCCTCGTCGTGAACCTGAATCACGCGACCCAGAGGTGCGAACAAATCTTCGACGGTGGCATCAAGTCCCCCGTCATCGTCATCGTTCAAAAGATAACCGATGACTCCGCGGCCGATCAGGGACGGGGTGTTGGGCATCACGCGCGCAAGGCGGGCCCCCTGAATGTAACGTTCCAGTTTTTCCATGCGGATGCCAGCAGCAACACTGATGACGATTTTGTGTTCGTCAAAGCTGCGGGTGACTGGTTCCAGCGCCAATAACAGATCCTGGGGTTTGATCGCCAGGATGATGATGTCGCAGGTGTCGACCAGTTCATCATTGCTGAAGACAGGGTTTATTTTGAATGTCTCAGCAAGTTTGTGAAGTTTTCCTTCGGAGCGGTTGGAAGCGAAGATGTTTTTGGCAGGAAAGCCTCCTTCGATGAGACCTTTGATCATGGCTTGCGCCATATTCCCTGCACCCAGAAAGCCGATTTTTTGCGATTTCAACAAGGGATTCATATAGTGATCCTACCCTTTGGCGGGACGTTCGCCAAATAAAATAGTCCCAAGGCGCACGATTGTGGCGCCTTCCTCAACGGCAACCGGATAATCGTGACTCGTGCCCATTGACAGCTCACTCAGTGGATGGACTGTCGTGTCCGTAGTCGCTTTCAGTCGGTCGCGCAGTTGGCGCAGCTCTGCAAAGTAAGGACGTACTTCGACCCCGGTTTCGGTTAATGGTGGCATGGTCATCAGGCCATAAATATGAAGATGGGGCAGGCTTGTCAGTTCAGCCCACTGGCTTTCGAGGGTTTCTGCGGAAAAGCCCTCTTTGCTGGCTTCGCCTGCCAGATTGACCTGAATCAGGATGTTCTGGGTGACGCCCTTTTGTTCACATTGGCGGCTGATCACATGAGCCAGTTCCAGGGAATCCACAGAGTGAATCAGATGGAACTTTCCGACGACCATTTTGGCTTTGTTCTTTTGAAGATGACCAATCAGGTGCCACTGGATGTCGGCAAGGTCAGAAAGCACACTTTGTTTTTCAAGGGCTTCCTGAACGTAATTTTCACCAAACAGGCGCTGACCCTCGGCGTGCAGGGCGCGCACCTTTTCAGCCGGCTGAAGTTTCGAAACGGCCAGGATCTTGGCGGGTTTTGCTTTTTCTATGATCTCTTTTAATGCCATGACGTGAAACCTATCATTCCGATTGCGAAAATGTCCAATAGAAATACCATCGCTACTTTTTTTGTTGACGACACCGGAAATGGTGGTAGAACATGGTTCATGAGACGCTCCTCCCGAAGAGCCACAACCCGTATAGATAACCCCCGTCTGCATCTTGCGAAGCAGTTCGGGGGTAAGCTTTTAAGAAACAGCCACGCCAAAACGGCGCGGCCGCTTTCTTTGAAGAAAACCATGCATGTTGTGTTGTCGTCAGAATCAGCCCGGGGCGAATGGGCCTTTGAAAAATCGAAGAACAAGAAAATCATCGAAACAGTTTTAAAAAGTCAGGCGCGCAAGTACGGCATTTCGCTGAATGAAATCGCCTGTGCGGGGGAAAGTCTGCATGTGCGGATTCGCCTGCGCAAGCGGCGCACCTTTGCGCCGTTCATTCGTGCGGTCAGTGGGATGCTGGCCCTGATGATCACGGGGGCGGGTAAAACACGAAAACTGAAAAAGAAGTTCTGGGATCAGCGCCCGTGGACCCGGATCTTGGAAGAAATTCGCGGTTATTCAGTCATTGCTGACCGCGAAATATTCGAATATCTAAAAAAAATAGGACTGCAATCACAGTCCTATCCTTTAAGAATCTAAAAGGTACCTGCTTACTTTTGCAGAAGCGCCGCGTTTTATGCAGGGCTTCTGCAAAAGTAAGCAGGTACCTTTTGGGGTTAGCGGCGGTTTAGTTTTGGGAAGATGTTGCGGTCGGTGAGGGACACGAAACGGTAGCCGTCTTGTTCCAGCATCGTCATCAGGCGATCCAGGCTTTGAGCGGTGTTGCGGTGAATGTCGTGCATCAGCAGAACGCCACCGTTTGTTTGTGCAACAGCGTTGGCGACATAGCCGGCATAGTCACGGCGCAGGCTTTGCGGAGCCTGGCAGGTTGCATTTTCTTTGTCGCTGACCTGGCCGTCAGCATAGGCCCAGTCACAAGTATCGATATCCCAACCCACGTTCACATAACCCAAAGAGCTGACCAGCTCGTTGCTGGAACATGTCGAGTTTCCGTAGGGATAACGGAAGAATCTTGGCGTGCCCACCGTGCGAAGCAGACGGTCGGTTTGCGAGATTTCAGAGTTCATGCGCGAAGAGCTCAACTCGTGGAAGTTCGGATGGCTGTAAGAATGATTCGCCAGTTGGTGACCTTCCGCCACCATACGGCGCAGGATTGCTTCGTTGCCTTTGATTTTGCTTCCCAAAATAAAGAATGTGGCTTTGGCGCCGTGAGCTTTCAGTACATCCAAAATCAAAGGCGTGGTTTCCGGGTTCGGGCCGTCATCGAAAGTCAGAGCGATCGTACCGCGAGTGACAGAGTCAGGAATCTGTATGGCGTACTTGCAGCGGTTCGGTTTGAATTTATCGAAGATGCCCCACTCAATGCCGTGCTGCTTGAGGATCTTTTCCATCGACTTGTTCATACCCTCAGTCGTCTGACGCTCGATCAGTTCTTCGTTGGAGGGTGCTTGTGGCAGAACTTCTTCCTGTGCGTGAGCCAGAGAAGCGGTCAATGTCAGAGCGGACAGGGCCAAAGCGATAGGGCGTTTCATGAATCAAGACCTCCGGTTAAAAGCTGAAAGGCGCACCATAACAGAGGATGCGCCGAAGGCCCCAGAGATCTTTCAGTGTTTAAAATTTGGACAGTAGATTTTTCACCAGCTCGATGGGAAGTCCCACGACGTTGTCGAAGGGGCCGTCGAAGCGTTCGATGAATTTTCCGCCCTGACCCTGAATCCCGTAAGCACCGGCCTTGTCCATCGGTTCGCCGGTGTCTATGTAGGTCCAGATTTCATCATCGGTCAGATTGCGGAAGTGAATTTTTGTGGTCTCAGTCTGAGACACTTCCTTGCCGGTGCTGGACTCGACCAGGCACACCGCCGTGATGACTTCATGATATTTACCCGACAAAAGTTTAAGAATCCGGTAGGCATCCTGACGATCGGCGGGCTTACCCAGGGGGGCCCCGTCGAAAATCACCTCTGTGTCCGCGCAAAGCACGATAAACGCGTCTGTACGGCTGGACTTTAGCAGGGGCAAAGCCGCACTCGCTTTTCGTCTGGCGATATCTAAAATCTGATCGTTTACATTCAGGTTTTTGTTAGGAATTTCCGATACTTTAACTGGAACCACGTCGAATGAAAAACCCGCTTCACTTAGAAGCTGTTTTCGGCGCGGTGACTCTGAGGCCAAGATCAATGCTGGTTTCATGAGGATACTTGAACACGAAGAGGCGAAAATGGGAAGTGCAGAGTTAATGCTGATTCTGGGATTGCTGCTCGCAGGAGTTGCGGTCTTCCTTTTTGTCAGTTCCATCTTTGCAAGTAACACGGACAAGCAGCAGCTTTCATGGGCGAACAATGATGAACCGGTAAAATCCAAAAACCCGGTGATCAATTTCTCGCGTCCGCTGGTGCATCAGTTCACCCTGCAGCACGCGATGAAAATTCGCAGTGAATCCTATCGCAAAAAAGTTCGCAAGTTCATCAAAACCTCGGGCCTGTCATCAGAGCTGAACGAGGATGAATTCATCGGGTTGCAGTTCCTGTGGGGGATCATGTTCCCGATCTTCCTGCTGGTCATGAACTTCTCGCTGCAGCTGGGTTTGTCCCCGATGGTTGTGGTGGGTATGGGTCTGATTGGTTTCTATCTGCCGCAGATTCACGCACGCGGTGAAAAGAAGCGCCGTGAGCTTTCAGTGCGCGCGGACCTGCCGTTCTTCATCGATCTGCTGGCGCTGTCGGTGGAAGCGGGTCTGGACTTTTTCTCGGCGATCCAGAAGATCGTGGATAAAGCCAACGGCACGGACAGTGTGCTGGCGGAAGAGTTTTCAATTGTTTTGAAAGATATCAAAATCGGTTCCTCCAAGGCGCAGGCTTTGAAGGAAATGGCCGAGCGCCTGGACATGAACGAGATCACAAGCTTTGTGGCGGTTCTGATCGATGCAGAGTCCACGGGTGCCAGTATTTCCCAGGTCCTGAAAGACCAGTCAGTGCAGATGCGTCTGGAAAGATTCGTCCGTGCCGAGAAAGCCGGTGCCCAGGCTTCCCAGACCATGCTGATTCCGCTGATGTTGTTCATTCTGCCGGCGGTTTTCATCATCGTTTTCGGTCCGGTGGCGGTTTCATTTATGTATGGTGGAAAGTAACAGTGATGGCTAAGTTGATGAATACAACCAACAACCAAACTTTGATTGCGGATCTGGAAGTGGCTTCCACTTTCATGAGCCGTGGCAAAGGTCTTTTGGGCCGCGAAAATCTGCCGGCTGAAAAGGCGTTGTGGATTCATCACTGCAACAGCATCCACACTTTCTTTATGAAGTTTGCGATTGATTGCGTGTTTGTGGATAAAAATCTTAAGGTGCGTGCGATCCGCAGGGACGTGCGTCCCTGGAGATTGGTGCTCCCGGTATGGGGAGCCGCTTCGGTGATAGAGATGGCATCAGGTACGGTCAGCAACGGGAATGTCAGCGTGGGAGATCAACTTTATGTGGGCGCTTAGAATCTTGTCCGGCCCGCAGGCGGGTTCAGTGCTGGAGCTGAAGATGGGGAGGAACCTCATCGGTCGGGCTCCTCAGTGTGACATAAAACTTATCAGTTCCGGTGTTTCCAAAGAACACACCGAGATTTCTGTATTCAAAGACAAAATTGTTGTGACGGATCTTCGTTCCAGCAACGGTACTTACCTGAATGGTGTCCGTGTGCAGAGCGGTGTGATGCGTTTGGGTGACAAGCTGGGCATTCACGATGTGATTGCCGATGTGATCCCGGCGCAGGAATCCCGTGCGCAGCGTCCGCAGGGACAGCCAAGTGCGCAGGCACCAATGCCATATTATGGGGGTGGGGCGGCTCCGCAGATGCCGCAACCTATGCACATGGGTATGCCACAGCAGAACATGGGCATGCCTCAGGGGATGCCGCAGCCAATGGCAGGTATGGGGATGCCGGGCGCAGGCCCCGCACCGACGCCAGCCCCGGCTTTCCAGCAGGGTGGCTTCAAAGGCCTGGTGGATAAATTCAATGAATATATGGACCGCGTGGCTTTGCCCGGGGTTTACAAGCTTCCACAGTTTGTGGAAATGAAAATGGTTCTGCTGGGCTTTGTGGTGATGTTCATCTTCTCCACAACGCTGCTTTCAATGATCCCGATGGTGCAGATCACCCGCGCCAGCATCATCAATGAAAGTAAACGTCGGGCCGCTTCCATTGCCCGCACCGTGGCGACATTGAATCAGGCAGCTCTTTTGCAAAACAGCTATTCATCCTTAAGCACCAACGCGGCGGAATCCGAAGACGGTGTGAAGCAGGTTCTGATTGTGCAGCAGTCTGACGGTATGATCCTGGCTCCGGCTTCGCGCGCGGGAACCACACCGGATCTGCCGTTTGTGCATTCAGCCCGCCGGGAAATGCGCCCACAGTCCGTTGAAGTGGATTCATCCACTATCGGCGCGAGCTTCCCCATTGGTCTGTTTGATCCGAACACGGGCGAGCAGTCGGTGAAGGCTCATGCGATTGTGCTTTATGATATCGGCAGTCTGGCCTTCGATGACGGCCGGGCGATCAGTCTGTTCATGCAGACGCTGGTGATTGCATCGTTGATTGGTCTGTTGTTGTTCTTCTTCATGTACAAGCTGATTGAATATCCGCTGGTCACGTTGAATGCGCAGCTGGACGCGGCGATGCGTGAAAAGACCGACAATACGGTGGTGGACTTCCAGTTCCCGCCATTGCAGGCCTTGATTGGCAATATCAACAGTCTGCTGACAAGATATATCAACGGTGACACCGACAAGGGCGGTGGTGCTGCAGGATTTGTGAACAAGGACGGCGAGGCTGAAAATCTGATGCAGATGATCGGCTACCCGTGTGTGGCGATCGCGAAGGAAGGCCGGATTATTTCCTGCAATCCGTCGTTCCTGCAGGTGGCTCGTGCGGAAATGGCGCAGATTCAGGGGCAGATGTACAAAGCAATCCCCGATGTGGCTTTGCAGCAGAACATCGAAGGTCTGGTGGCGCGTTCCCGTGAAAATCCACGCGGCATCCACACCGATCAGCTCGAGTTCAGCGGACATCTTTGTATTCTGAGCTGTCAGGCATTCTGCACAGGTCAGGAAGTGGACTATTATGTGATCACAGTGTCACCAACTGAAGGAGGCTCGTGATGAGCGCGGCCCCTCAGGTGAAGGATTCCATGAAGTTTGATATTGAGATTATCAAAGGCCCGCATATTGGTCAGAAGCTTTCTTTTGAAAAGGCTTCTGTATCCATGGGCCGTGGTCCGGAAAACGACATTGTCCTTTCCCAGGATCCGCGCGTCAGTCGTCAGCACGCGGAAATCAAACAGCGTGGCAATGAATTTGTGCTCGTCAATCTGAGTCAGAAAAACTTCGTTATGGTCAATGGCCAGAGCGTTCAATCCGAAGTTCTTACGAACGATTCGGTGATTCAGATTGGTGAGACAGAAATTCTGTTCAAAGTCGACATGCCAGTGGTGCAGGCGCCACCGCCAACACCAGCAGCGACTCCGTCTCCGCTATTGACGCCGAATCCATTCCCGGCGCCGACTCCGCCGCGTCCGCAGCAGATGCCGGCTTATCAACAGCCTCGTCCGATGCCGGCCATGCCGAATCCTTCAATGCCTCCGGCCCAGCCGATGGCTTATGGTGGGTATACTCCACCTCCGAATCACGGCATGCCCAACATGGGTGCGCCGATGGGTGGCCCCTCCGGTGGTGGCGGACTGCTTTCCAATCCGAAGGCAAGATTCTATGGAATCATCGCCATCGTGGGCTTGGCAGCGTGGTTCTTCCTGTCGGACTCCGGCAATAAGAACAAAAAAGACCCGAATGCTTTCAGAACTTCTGCTTTGTCCATGGCGGACGTGGCTGAAGCTGAAAAGCGGTCGCAGGAGCTTTTGACCATCAAGAAAGAAAAATACGACTCGGTTCAATACCGCCGGGCTCAGGAAAACTTCATCAAGGGCTTCCGCGACTTCCAGCAGGGCCAGTATGCCCGTGCGCGCGAGGCTTTCCAGGTTGTTTTGAATCTGGATCCGGACAACGAGCTGGCAAAACGGTATTTCCATCTTTCGAAGATCAAGTTTGACGAGCTGGTGAAATTCAACATGATTCAAGGCAACAGATACCGCGAGAAAAAGAACTGGAGAATGTGCCAGTCGAATTATTCCAACGTGATGACCATGCTTCAGCACCGCAAGGACGATCCTTCATTCAAGGAAGCCAAGCAGTTCTATGAAGAGTGCACGCTTAATCTGGAGGGCAGGTTCTAATGGCTCTTCTGCGCGTGCGCCTGCGTGGCAAAACAGTTTGTGAAGTGAATCTGACGGAGGACCGCTCTTATGTGGCTGGCCGCAAAGAGGACTGTGATATCGTTTTGCAGCCGGAAAAGGGCATTTCCCGCGAGCATTTCAAAGTTTTCTTCAATGGCAGCTGGAATGTCGAGGTTGTGTCCCGTTATGGTGAAGTGATCCATAACGGCGAACAGGTTCAGCAGTTCCAGCTTGAGCACGGGGCGATGTTCACCGTGCCTCCTTACGAATTTGACTTCCTGAATACCGTGGCGGAAGCGCCGGTGTATCAGGAAGCTCCCGTCATGAACAGTGGCGAAAACCTGCCCGCAGTCCTTGGTTCCGCACCGGAATCATTCGACGGCAGCGATGAAAAAACCATGATTGGGGTGGCGCCGACCGCGGCCTTCATCAAGATTGTTGATGCTCAGAATGACACCAAAGAGATGATCCGCCTTGATGCGGGTGACGCCTGGATTGCAGGACGGGATTCGACCTGTCACATCCAGATTCGCGATCAGCGAGTCAGCCGTCGTCAGTTTGAAATCCGCCGTGCCGGATCCCAGTTTGTGATTCTGGATCTGGGCAGCGTGAATGGGACGCTTTTAAACGGCAATCCGATTTCTTCCACGGACATGACGCCGATCAAGTCCGGGGACGCGATCAGTGTGCTGGAAAATTATCTTTATTTTGAATTGCACGATGCCAGTTTCCAGAGCCGTCTGGAAATGGTGAATGTGGCTCCGCCAAGTCCGCTGGTGCCAACCAGCTATGACAACGTACCCATGGAATATCAGCAGCAGTCCCATGAAATGATGCCGTATCAGGGGGCAATGCCGCCGATGCCGTATCAACAGCCGATGCAGTATCCGGGCATGGGGGCGCCGATGCCAGGGCAGATGCCGCAGGCTTCGGGTAAATTTGATTTCCAGAAACACCGTCCGAAGCTGATTGTGGGTGCGGTGGTGCTTTTGGCCGTGGCGTATCTGTTCAGCGGCGGGGAAAAGTCTGCTCCTCCTGCGCAGCCGGGTCAGGTGATGGCTCCGGGTTCGCCGCAAGAGCTGTTCTCGAAACTGAAGCCTGAACAGCAGGCCCTGGTTCGTCAGCGCTATAAAGACGCGAAGAATCTGTACATGCAGGGTAAATACCAGTTGGCCCAGGATGAAATCGTAAAGATCCAGGAGATCATCCCGGACTACGAGGACATCCGCGAGATCGAGCGTCTGTCCAAAGAGGCGATCTTCATTCAGGAACAGCAGCGTCGTCAGGATGAAATTGAAAAAGCCAAAGCCGAAGCTGAGGATAAAATCCAAAAGCAGGTTGTGGAATGTCAGAAGAAAATCAATCCAGCTATCACGGCCGCCGAGATGGAAGATTGTCTAAGTCCCGTTCTGCAGTTCAATCCAGAGCATCCACGCATTCTTGATCTGAAATCCCAGGTCGATATGCTCAATGCCCAGCGCGAGGCGAAAGAGGCTGAAAGAGCCGCTTACCAGTCCCTGGTGTCGAAGATGCGCGGACTGTATGGCTGGGCTGAAGGGGTGCACAAAAAAGGCAAACCGTTGGATGCCATTGCCGCTTATGAAAAGGTGCTGGAATCAAAACTTCCGGATCCAAGTGGCTATAAAGGTCAGGCTAAGCGCAATATCGCTTCAATTCGTCAGATGATGAATTCGAAAACGGCCAGCTTCCAGGCCGAGGCTGAAAAGAACTATC is from Bdellovibrio bacteriovorus str. Tiberius and encodes:
- a CDS encoding FHA domain-containing protein, whose translation is MALLRVRLRGKTVCEVNLTEDRSYVAGRKEDCDIVLQPEKGISREHFKVFFNGSWNVEVVSRYGEVIHNGEQVQQFQLEHGAMFTVPPYEFDFLNTVAEAPVYQEAPVMNSGENLPAVLGSAPESFDGSDEKTMIGVAPTAAFIKIVDAQNDTKEMIRLDAGDAWIAGRDSTCHIQIRDQRVSRRQFEIRRAGSQFVILDLGSVNGTLLNGNPISSTDMTPIKSGDAISVLENYLYFELHDASFQSRLEMVNVAPPSPLVPTSYDNVPMEYQQQSHEMMPYQGAMPPMPYQQPMQYPGMGAPMPGQMPQASGKFDFQKHRPKLIVGAVVLLAVAYLFSGGEKSAPPAQPGQVMAPGSPQELFSKLKPEQQALVRQRYKDAKNLYMQGKYQLAQDEIVKIQEIIPDYEDIREIERLSKEAIFIQEQQRRQDEIEKAKAEAEDKIQKQVVECQKKINPAITAAEMEDCLSPVLQFNPEHPRILDLKSQVDMLNAQREAKEAERAAYQSLVSKMRGLYGWAEGVHKKGKPLDAIAAYEKVLESKLPDPSGYKGQAKRNIASIRQMMNSKTASFQAEAEKNYQAQNLKGAIQALRKARSLDPTNDELPDRIERYTTELRKQMMTLYQEGILEESFGNVDGGESKAGAKDKWKKILELDIPDGEYYKKAYIKLKKYGAL